From the Nodularia sp. NIES-3585 genome, one window contains:
- a CDS encoding NHLP bacteriocin system secretion protein, with protein MSDSSKKLFREESLERLSSPERLDQLMNVVNPRAWLPLAGLGSLVAVAAVWSVVGRLPLTVTGEGVLLYPRSVIQFQAPSDGTVVQLNIKAGDQIKKGEIIGLVSQPGLEQQLQQEQNRLEELLTQAQNSDSALKRSLISQRTNLAKQQASLKVTLERESIIPRLRQQNLILLRQSREVIEKRLSNDQKVLPNLRQRSFDSIQQKRAGLNERLGQINKLLPELQTQLDARRGLYEQKIVSADVMLSAQREYFDSLAQLSDLEAQQKQLELDQVNTERQYLDSINQSNQLQVQLQEIQVQQVDLERQYQQSLNTIDELNIKLQEVNTQLAKLDQEELEAQINRKNNIADVRRKIAQLDTEISLKSQIISDYDGKILELSVVPGQIVSGGSRLGSINSQGTDAKLTSVIYFADRDGKQIQAGMQVQVTPSLVKRERFGGILGKVQTVTPFPVTVQDMSTMIGNQNLAENLAQSLVSAGGNAPVQVFAELETADTNSGYQWSSSTGPNIQLSPGTTVQVRVKVGEIAPIAYVIPVFKSITGIY; from the coding sequence ATGTCAGATTCATCAAAAAAACTATTTCGAGAGGAATCTCTAGAACGCCTATCTTCACCAGAAAGGCTCGACCAGCTGATGAACGTGGTCAATCCCAGAGCTTGGTTACCATTAGCCGGATTGGGATCTTTGGTTGCAGTAGCCGCAGTTTGGAGCGTCGTTGGTCGGCTTCCGCTCACAGTTACGGGAGAAGGTGTATTGCTCTATCCTCGCAGCGTCATTCAATTTCAAGCCCCTAGTGATGGGACAGTAGTTCAACTCAACATTAAAGCTGGAGATCAGATCAAAAAAGGAGAGATCATTGGACTGGTCAGCCAACCCGGACTAGAACAGCAACTCCAGCAAGAACAGAATCGGCTGGAAGAATTATTGACTCAAGCACAAAACAGCGACTCAGCCCTCAAAAGAAGTCTCATCTCGCAGAGGACAAATTTAGCCAAACAACAAGCTAGCCTCAAAGTTACCTTAGAACGAGAGTCTATCATCCCCAGGTTACGCCAACAAAACCTGATCCTACTCAGGCAAAGTCGTGAGGTGATTGAAAAAAGACTGAGTAACGACCAAAAAGTTTTACCGAACCTGCGTCAAAGAAGTTTCGATTCTATTCAACAAAAAAGAGCAGGTCTGAATGAGCGTCTAGGACAAATTAATAAATTGCTGCCAGAACTACAAACACAGTTAGACGCTCGTCGCGGATTGTATGAGCAAAAAATCGTCAGTGCAGATGTGATGTTAAGCGCTCAAAGAGAATACTTTGATAGTCTAGCCCAACTGTCGGATCTGGAAGCCCAACAAAAACAGCTAGAACTAGATCAGGTGAATACAGAACGACAGTATTTAGACAGTATTAACCAAAGTAACCAACTCCAAGTTCAACTGCAAGAAATTCAGGTGCAGCAAGTTGATCTGGAAAGGCAATACCAGCAAAGCCTGAATACAATCGACGAACTAAATATTAAACTTCAAGAAGTTAACACTCAACTAGCCAAGTTAGATCAAGAAGAATTAGAGGCACAGATTAATAGAAAAAATAATATTGCAGATGTGCGCCGAAAAATAGCTCAATTAGACACAGAGATTAGCTTAAAAAGCCAAATTATTAGTGATTATGATGGAAAAATTTTGGAATTATCAGTGGTACCAGGGCAGATAGTTTCTGGAGGATCTCGTCTGGGATCAATTAATTCTCAAGGTACCGATGCCAAACTGACCAGCGTCATCTATTTTGCTGATAGAGATGGCAAGCAAATTCAAGCGGGAATGCAAGTCCAAGTCACCCCTAGTCTAGTCAAACGAGAACGATTTGGGGGTATTCTCGGCAAGGTGCAAACTGTGACACCTTTCCCAGTCACAGTGCAAGATATGTCAACCATGATCGGCAACCAAAATCTCGCGGAAAATCTGGCTCAAAGTCTGGTATCAGCAGGTGGTAATGCTCCCGTACAAGTTTTTGCCGAACTGGAAACCGCCGATACTAACAGTGGCTATCAATGGTCTTCCTCCACAGGGCCTAACATCCAACTGTCTCCGGGGACTACCGTACAGGTGCGGGTCAAGGTAGGAGAAATTGCCCCGATAGCCTACGTTATTCCGGTGTTTAAGTCGATTACGGGGATTTATTAG